In Bradyrhizobium erythrophlei, a single genomic region encodes these proteins:
- the rbfA gene encoding 30S ribosome-binding factor RbfA translates to MPRHHTKSSAPGGSQRQLRVGETVRHAIAEILAHGDVHDPDLEGHIITIPEVKMSPDLKLATIYVMPLGGRDTEVVIAALNRNKRFLRGEIAHRVNLKFAPEIRFHADDRFDEAERIEKLLRTPEVQRDLAPDSDEE, encoded by the coding sequence ATGCCCCGCCACCATACCAAGAGCTCCGCTCCCGGCGGATCGCAGCGCCAGTTGCGCGTCGGTGAGACCGTGCGACATGCAATTGCGGAGATTCTGGCGCATGGCGACGTCCACGATCCCGATCTTGAAGGGCATATCATCACCATTCCCGAAGTGAAGATGTCGCCCGACCTCAAGCTTGCGACCATCTATGTGATGCCGCTTGGCGGCCGCGACACCGAGGTCGTGATCGCTGCACTCAATCGCAACAAGAGATTCCTGCGTGGCGAGATCGCGCATCGCGTTAACCTGAAATTTGCTCCTGAGATTCGATTCCACGCCGACGACCGATTCGACGAAGCGGAACGTATCGAGAAATTACTGCGAACACCTGAGGTGCAGCGAGATCTCGCACCCGATTCGGACGAAGAATGA
- the infB gene encoding translation initiation factor IF-2: MVDTKTPGDKTLSVPTKTLSLKPRVETGTVRQSFSHGRTKQVVVEKRGKRRVGGDGPAAETHAPEPVIAKPAAAPAPAARKAPPPAAPRSNSGVVLRTLTEDERSARASALADAKVRDVEERRVAEEEAKRRASREGIEQAEREAAEARRKAEEERHRHDEEAKRKAELEAKKRFGEAEARPTATAARPATTPARPAIPVARAPGIAADASDEDEGPRQVRRGGPGRPVVAPKPTAKPAPQKQRGRLTLVTALNADDVRERSIASFRRRTQRLKGHQSNEPKEKLIREVVIPEAINIQELANRMSERAVDVIRLLMKQGAMHKITDVIDADTAQLIAEELGHTVKRVAASDVEEGLFDAVDDSTDTEPRSPVVTVMGHVDHGKTSLLDALRHANVVSGEAGGITQHIGAYQVTSPESGKKITFIDTPGHAAFTAMRARGAKVTDIVVLVVAADDGVMPQTVEAINHAKAAKVPMIVAINKIDKPDAKPERVRTELLQYEVQVESLGGEVVDVEVSAKNKTNLDRLLEMIALQADILDLKTNSTRPAEGTVIEAKLDRGRGPVATVLVQRGTLRIGDIIVAGAEMGRVRALISDQGDTVEEAGPSVPVEVLGFNGPPEAGDRLAVVENEARARQITSYRAHRKRENAAASISGMRGSLEQMMSQLKTSGRKEFPLIIKADVQGSLEAILGSLEKLGTDEVAARILHAGVGGISESDVTLAEGFNAAIIGFSVRANKEAAAAAKRNGIEIRYYNIIYDLVDDVKKAMSGLLAPTLRETMLGNAQILEVFNISKVGKVAGCRVTDGTVERGANVRLIRDNVVVHEGKLSTLKRFKDEVKEVQAGQECGMAFENYGDMRVGDVIECYRVETIQRSL, translated from the coding sequence ATGGTTGATACCAAAACGCCTGGCGACAAGACGCTCAGTGTGCCGACCAAGACCTTGTCGCTCAAGCCGCGGGTCGAGACCGGAACCGTGCGCCAGAGCTTCAGCCACGGCCGAACCAAGCAGGTCGTGGTGGAAAAACGCGGCAAGCGCCGCGTCGGTGGGGACGGCCCCGCCGCGGAGACGCATGCGCCCGAGCCGGTGATCGCGAAGCCTGCTGCGGCGCCGGCGCCTGCCGCCCGCAAGGCACCGCCGCCAGCCGCGCCGCGCAGCAATTCCGGCGTGGTCTTGCGCACCCTCACCGAGGATGAACGAAGCGCCCGCGCCAGCGCCCTTGCGGACGCAAAGGTCCGCGACGTCGAAGAACGGCGCGTCGCGGAAGAAGAAGCCAAGCGTCGCGCCAGCCGCGAAGGCATCGAGCAGGCCGAGCGCGAGGCGGCCGAAGCCCGCCGCAAGGCCGAGGAAGAGCGTCACCGTCACGACGAAGAAGCCAAGCGGAAGGCCGAACTGGAAGCCAAAAAGCGCTTTGGCGAGGCCGAAGCTCGCCCGACAGCGACCGCGGCCCGGCCTGCGACGACCCCGGCCCGTCCCGCTATCCCGGTCGCGCGTGCGCCCGGTATTGCCGCCGATGCGTCTGATGAAGATGAAGGTCCGCGCCAGGTTCGGCGCGGTGGACCGGGCCGTCCCGTAGTTGCCCCGAAGCCGACCGCGAAGCCGGCGCCGCAGAAACAGCGCGGGCGCTTGACGCTTGTTACGGCCCTTAATGCCGACGACGTGCGCGAGCGTTCGATCGCCTCGTTCCGCCGCCGCACGCAACGCCTCAAGGGACATCAATCCAACGAGCCAAAGGAAAAGCTGATCCGCGAGGTGGTGATTCCGGAAGCCATCAATATCCAGGAACTCGCCAACCGCATGTCGGAGCGTGCCGTCGACGTCATTCGCCTGCTGATGAAGCAGGGCGCGATGCACAAGATCACCGACGTGATCGATGCCGACACCGCGCAACTGATCGCCGAGGAACTGGGCCATACGGTCAAGCGCGTTGCGGCTTCCGACGTCGAGGAAGGCTTGTTCGACGCTGTCGACGATTCCACCGACACCGAGCCGCGTTCGCCGGTGGTAACCGTGATGGGTCACGTCGACCACGGCAAGACCTCGCTGCTCGATGCGCTGCGCCACGCCAACGTGGTTTCCGGTGAAGCCGGCGGCATCACCCAGCATATCGGCGCCTATCAGGTGACCTCGCCGGAAAGCGGCAAGAAGATCACCTTCATCGATACGCCCGGCCACGCCGCGTTCACCGCGATGCGCGCCCGCGGCGCCAAGGTGACCGACATCGTGGTGCTGGTGGTCGCGGCCGACGACGGCGTGATGCCGCAGACGGTGGAAGCGATCAATCACGCCAAGGCGGCGAAGGTGCCGATGATTGTCGCCATCAACAAGATCGACAAGCCCGACGCCAAGCCGGAACGCGTGCGCACTGAACTGTTGCAGTACGAAGTTCAGGTCGAATCGCTCGGCGGCGAAGTCGTCGACGTCGAAGTTTCCGCCAAGAACAAGACCAATCTCGACCGCCTGCTCGAAATGATCGCATTGCAGGCCGATATTCTCGACCTCAAAACCAATTCGACGCGCCCGGCCGAGGGCACCGTGATCGAAGCCAAACTCGACCGCGGCCGCGGTCCGGTGGCAACCGTGCTGGTCCAGCGCGGCACCTTGCGGATCGGCGACATCATCGTCGCCGGCGCCGAGATGGGCCGCGTCCGCGCCCTGATTTCGGATCAAGGCGACACCGTAGAGGAAGCAGGCCCCTCCGTGCCGGTCGAGGTGCTCGGCTTTAACGGTCCGCCGGAAGCCGGCGACCGCCTCGCCGTCGTTGAAAACGAAGCGCGTGCCCGACAGATCACGAGCTATCGCGCTCACCGCAAGCGTGAAAATGCGGCGGCCTCGATTTCCGGCATGCGCGGCTCGCTCGAGCAGATGATGTCGCAGCTCAAGACGTCCGGCCGCAAGGAATTTCCGCTCATCATCAAGGCCGACGTGCAGGGTTCGCTGGAAGCGATCCTCGGATCGCTCGAGAAGCTCGGCACCGACGAAGTCGCCGCCCGCATCCTGCATGCCGGCGTCGGCGGCATCTCGGAATCGGACGTGACGCTGGCGGAAGGTTTCAACGCCGCCATCATCGGCTTCTCGGTCCGCGCCAACAAGGAAGCGGCCGCGGCCGCCAAGCGCAATGGCATCGAGATCCGCTACTACAACATCATCTACGACCTCGTGGATGACGTGAAGAAGGCGATGAGCGGCCTGCTTGCGCCGACGCTGCGCGAGACCATGCTCGGCAATGCGCAGATCCTGGAAGTGTTCAACATTTCCAAGGTCGGCAAGGTCGCAGGCTGCCGCGTCACCGACGGCACCGTGGAACGCGGCGCCAACGTCCGCCTGATCCGCGACAACGTCGTCGTGCACGAAGGCAAGCTATCGACGCTCAAGCGCTTCAAGGACGAAGTGAAGGAAGTGCAGGCCGGCCAGGAATGCGGCATGGCGTTCGAGAATTACGGTGACATGCGGGTCGGCGATGTCATCGAGTGTTACCGTGTCGAGACCATCCAGCGCAGCCTGTAA
- a CDS encoding RNA-binding protein codes for MLAIADPELDHGPRAEKSATMRMCAVSREVRPIDELIRFVVAPSGEVVADLKRKLPGRGLWVSASRKMVAEAVRRHQFSKGFKCDVRATATLAADTEVLLERFAVDALAMAAKAGQVVSGFTKVADALERPGPGAVRALIHATDGAADGIRKLDAIVRQNGGNNGHSAEVRIVNVLTSEQLDLALGRSNVIHAALLAGPASDTFLSRSQILVRYRMADEDRTAAVDKNSPI; via the coding sequence ATGCTCGCCATCGCTGACCCGGAACTCGACCATGGACCGCGGGCTGAAAAGTCCGCGACCATGCGGATGTGCGCGGTCAGCCGGGAAGTACGGCCGATCGACGAACTGATCCGCTTTGTGGTCGCCCCCTCCGGCGAGGTGGTGGCGGACTTGAAGCGCAAATTGCCCGGACGCGGTTTGTGGGTTTCAGCTTCGCGCAAGATGGTTGCGGAAGCCGTCCGGCGTCACCAATTCAGCAAGGGATTCAAATGCGATGTCCGTGCAACGGCGACGCTTGCCGCGGACACCGAGGTCTTGCTGGAACGGTTTGCCGTCGATGCGCTGGCCATGGCCGCCAAAGCCGGCCAGGTCGTTTCCGGGTTTACCAAGGTCGCAGACGCCCTTGAGCGGCCGGGTCCGGGCGCGGTCCGGGCGCTGATCCATGCAACCGACGGGGCCGCGGACGGAATCCGCAAATTGGATGCCATCGTCAGGCAAAATGGCGGGAATAATGGCCATTCGGCCGAGGTTCGTATCGTTAATGTCCTGACTTCCGAGCAATTGGATTTGGCACTTGGGCGGTCAAATGTGATACATGCTGCCCTGCTCGCGGGCCCGGCGAGCGATACGTTCCTGTCACGTAGCCAAATACTGGTCCGATACCGGATGGCGGACGAGGACAGAACCGCGGCCGTGGACAAGAATTCGCCGATTTAA
- the nusA gene encoding transcription termination factor NusA yields the protein MAVSANKLELLQIADAVAREKSIDRSIVISAMEDAIAKAARARYGSETDVHAEIDAKKGELRLSRHMLVVETVENSANQISLVDAQRANPGAQVGDTIADTLPPLEYGRIAAQSAKQVIVQKVREAERDRQYQEFKDRIGDIVNGIVKRVEYGSVIVDLGRGEAIVRRDEMLPREVFRNGDRVRAYIFDVRRETRGPQIFLSRTHPQFMAKLFAQEVPEIYDGIVEIKAVARDPGSRAKIGVISRDSSVDPVGACVGMRGSRVQAVVNELQGEKIDIIPWSPDIATFVVNALAPAEVSKVVIDEDRERIEVVVPDTNNQLSLAIGRRGQNVRLASQLTGWDIDILTEQEESERRQADFENSTRVFMEALNVDEVVGQLLASEGFTSVEELAMVDSRELAGIEGFDEETANELQSRAKEYLERLETELENKRKELGVSDEVKEVPGVTSKMLVKFGENDIKTVEDLAGCATDDLVGWTERKEGGESTKHAGILAGGDISRDDAEALIMQARVHAGWITQADLDKQTEAAAASPEDQPA from the coding sequence ATGGCCGTCAGTGCCAACAAGCTTGAATTGCTGCAAATCGCGGACGCCGTTGCGCGCGAAAAGTCGATCGACCGCAGCATCGTGATTTCGGCGATGGAAGATGCCATCGCCAAAGCGGCCCGCGCCCGCTACGGCAGCGAGACCGACGTTCACGCCGAGATCGACGCCAAGAAAGGCGAGCTGCGGCTGTCGCGCCACATGCTGGTGGTCGAGACCGTCGAAAACTCCGCCAACCAGATTTCGCTCGTCGATGCGCAGCGGGCCAATCCCGGCGCCCAGGTTGGCGACACCATCGCCGACACGCTGCCGCCGCTGGAATATGGCCGCATCGCCGCGCAATCGGCCAAGCAGGTGATCGTGCAGAAGGTGCGCGAGGCCGAACGCGACCGGCAGTACCAGGAATTCAAGGACCGCATCGGCGATATCGTCAACGGCATCGTCAAGCGCGTCGAATATGGCAGCGTGATCGTCGACCTCGGCCGCGGCGAAGCCATCGTGCGCCGTGACGAGATGCTGCCGCGCGAAGTGTTCCGCAACGGCGACCGCGTCCGCGCCTATATTTTCGACGTCCGCCGTGAAACGCGCGGACCGCAGATTTTCCTCTCGCGCACCCATCCGCAATTCATGGCGAAGCTGTTCGCGCAGGAAGTGCCGGAAATCTATGACGGCATTGTCGAGATCAAGGCGGTCGCCCGCGATCCCGGATCGCGCGCCAAGATCGGCGTGATTTCGCGGGATTCCTCGGTCGATCCGGTCGGCGCCTGCGTCGGCATGCGCGGATCGCGCGTGCAGGCCGTGGTCAACGAGTTGCAGGGTGAAAAGATCGACATCATTCCCTGGTCGCCCGATATCGCGACCTTCGTGGTCAACGCGCTGGCGCCGGCGGAAGTCTCCAAGGTCGTGATCGACGAAGACCGCGAGCGCATCGAGGTCGTGGTGCCCGACACCAACAACCAGCTGTCGCTGGCGATCGGCCGGCGCGGCCAGAACGTGCGCCTTGCCTCGCAACTGACCGGCTGGGACATCGATATTCTTACCGAACAGGAAGAATCCGAGCGCCGTCAGGCCGATTTCGAAAATTCAACGCGCGTCTTCATGGAAGCGCTCAATGTTGACGAAGTCGTCGGTCAATTGCTGGCTTCGGAAGGCTTCACCTCAGTGGAGGAACTCGCGATGGTCGATTCCCGGGAACTGGCCGGCATCGAAGGTTTTGACGAAGAGACCGCCAACGAACTTCAGAGCCGCGCCAAGGAATATCTGGAACGGCTCGAGACCGAGCTTGAGAACAAGCGCAAGGAACTCGGCGTGTCCGACGAGGTGAAGGAGGTTCCGGGTGTCACCTCGAAGATGCTGGTGAAATTCGGCGAGAACGACATCAAGACCGTCGAAGACCTCGCCGGCTGCGCCACCGACGACCTCGTCGGCTGGACCGAGCGCAAGGAAGGCGGCGAATCCACCAAGCATGCCGGCATCCTTGCCGGCGGCGATATCTCGCGCGACGACGCGGAAGCCTTGATCATGCAGGCGCGCGTGCACGCCGGCTGGATCACCCAGGCCGACCTCGACAAGCAGACCGAAGCGGCGGCGGCAAGCCCCGAAGATCAACCGGCTTGA
- the rimP gene encoding ribosome maturation factor RimP, whose amino-acid sequence MTDPTPGSFETDLLDEPRLVVEPGAAARVSAVAGPVLHGMGYRLVRIKISGEAGCTVQIMAERPDGSMQIEDCEAISRALSPVLDIADPIDRAYRLEISSPGIDRPLVRRSDFERFAGHLVKIEMAVAHEGRKRFRGMLDGVEGRTVRLRRDDVKAGEDADVCLTMEDISEARLVLTDELVAESMRRGKKAERELKRSLGLKPPAPPHANQKPAGKPAPKNTKQHRLAAEKARRGDIDPARGD is encoded by the coding sequence ATGACCGATCCAACGCCTGGTTCCTTTGAGACCGACCTGCTCGACGAGCCGCGGCTCGTGGTCGAGCCGGGCGCGGCGGCGCGCGTGTCGGCGGTCGCAGGGCCGGTGCTGCACGGAATGGGCTATCGGCTGGTTCGCATCAAGATTTCGGGAGAAGCCGGCTGCACCGTGCAGATCATGGCCGAACGGCCGGACGGGTCGATGCAGATCGAGGACTGCGAAGCGATCTCGCGGGCGCTGTCGCCGGTGCTTGATATCGCCGACCCGATCGACCGCGCCTATCGGCTGGAAATTTCCTCGCCCGGCATCGATCGTCCGCTGGTGCGTCGCTCGGACTTCGAGCGTTTCGCCGGCCATCTGGTGAAAATCGAGATGGCGGTCGCCCATGAGGGGCGCAAGCGATTTCGCGGAATGCTTGATGGCGTCGAGGGCCGCACGGTTCGTCTGCGTCGCGACGACGTCAAGGCCGGCGAGGACGCCGACGTGTGTCTGACGATGGAAGACATTTCCGAGGCCCGGCTTGTCCTCACCGACGAACTGGTCGCCGAATCGATGCGACGCGGCAAGAAAGCCGAGCGCGAATTAAAGCGCAGCCTTGGCCTGAAACCGCCGGCGCCGCCACATGCCAACCAAAAGCCGGCCGGGAAGCCGGCCCCGAAAAACACCAAACAACATCGCCTGGCCGCCGAAAAAGCGCGGCGCGGCGACATCGATCCTGCAAGAGGAGACTGA
- a CDS encoding DUF2336 domain-containing protein, with the protein MTIATPLIPGLDEIVRRGDPKRLAEVSRGIAELFVQGAAGFQPRHIELFDHLLTGIVPQTDLAARAELAERIATIANAPPALIGQLAREDNISIAGPVLRRSPVLDEQALVEIARVKGQDHLLAMTERARLSPDLTDVMVQRGERDVIRRAAANAGAAFSTIGYSALVKRAAKDGVLTITVGQRNDLPDRLLKELLTSSVDVVRRRLFDMAEPGRQAAVAKAMGEISGKAEQPAKQRDFAPAQRTILLLYRAGDLGETALLDFAKAYRYTESVAALSAMSGVPIPAVDRLMSGDRHDPILIIAKAIGLEWATVRALVLLRLGPARIPASADIDSVRSNFMRLSPSTAERVVSFWRTRETA; encoded by the coding sequence ATGACCATCGCCACGCCGCTCATTCCCGGGCTTGATGAAATCGTCAGGCGGGGCGATCCCAAACGCCTTGCGGAGGTGAGCCGCGGCATCGCGGAACTATTCGTGCAGGGGGCCGCCGGCTTCCAGCCCCGCCACATCGAACTGTTCGATCATCTCCTGACCGGCATCGTCCCGCAGACCGACCTTGCGGCCCGCGCCGAACTTGCCGAACGCATCGCCACCATCGCCAACGCGCCGCCGGCCTTGATTGGGCAACTCGCGCGCGAGGACAACATCTCGATCGCAGGTCCCGTGCTGCGCCGCTCGCCCGTGCTCGACGAGCAGGCGCTGGTCGAGATCGCGCGCGTGAAGGGTCAGGATCACCTGCTCGCCATGACGGAGCGCGCGAGACTTTCGCCCGATCTGACCGACGTGATGGTGCAACGTGGCGAGCGCGATGTGATCCGGCGTGCCGCGGCCAATGCAGGCGCGGCGTTTTCGACGATCGGCTATTCGGCGCTGGTCAAGCGCGCGGCCAAGGACGGCGTGCTGACGATCACGGTCGGCCAGCGCAACGATCTGCCGGACCGCTTGCTGAAAGAACTGCTGACGAGTTCGGTCGACGTCGTGCGCCGCCGCCTGTTCGACATGGCCGAGCCTGGCCGGCAGGCCGCTGTCGCCAAGGCCATGGGCGAGATTTCCGGCAAGGCAGAGCAGCCGGCGAAACAGCGCGATTTCGCGCCGGCGCAGCGCACTATCCTGTTGCTTTACCGCGCCGGCGACCTGGGTGAGACGGCGCTGCTCGATTTCGCCAAGGCCTATCGCTACACCGAGTCTGTCGCCGCGCTGTCGGCCATGTCGGGCGTGCCGATCCCTGCGGTCGATCGCCTGATGTCCGGCGATCGCCATGACCCGATCCTGATCATCGCGAAGGCAATCGGGCTTGAATGGGCGACCGTGCGGGCGCTGGTTCTGCTGCGGCTCGGTCCGGCGCGAATTCCAGCCTCCGCCGACATCGATAGCGTGCGCTCGAACTTCATGCGGCTGTCGCCGTCGACCGCGGAGCGGGTGGTCAGCTTCTGGCGGACGCGCGAAACAGCCTAA
- the trmB gene encoding tRNA (guanosine(46)-N7)-methyltransferase TrmB, translating into MSEPDGENDASLQAQRAFFGRRKGHKLRAHQADLIAHLLPGLSLDILSPQPGRLTELFGAPVDAVRLEIGFGGGEHLIAEAQAFPDTGFIGCEPYVNGMAKILTLIEANNIQNIRLFAGDAAELLAWVPANSLTRIDLIHPDPWPKRRHWKRRFVQDAMIAAMARALKTDGEFRFVSDIADYCAWTLSHFMRASDFVWTAERVSDWREPWRDYTMTRYGRKAMREGRTAAYLIFRKTG; encoded by the coding sequence ATGAGCGAACCAGACGGCGAGAACGATGCGAGCCTGCAGGCGCAGCGCGCCTTCTTTGGCCGCCGCAAGGGCCACAAATTGCGCGCGCACCAGGCCGACCTGATCGCGCATTTGCTGCCTGGACTTTCGCTCGATATCTTGAGCCCGCAGCCAGGCAGACTGACTGAATTATTCGGCGCGCCGGTCGATGCGGTGCGGCTGGAAATCGGCTTTGGCGGCGGCGAGCATCTGATCGCGGAAGCGCAAGCCTTTCCGGATACCGGCTTCATCGGCTGCGAGCCCTATGTCAACGGCATGGCGAAGATCCTGACGTTGATCGAGGCCAACAACATCCAGAATATCCGGCTGTTTGCCGGCGACGCAGCCGAGCTGCTGGCCTGGGTGCCGGCAAACTCGCTGACGCGGATCGATTTGATCCATCCCGACCCGTGGCCAAAACGGCGGCACTGGAAGCGTCGTTTCGTGCAGGATGCCATGATTGCAGCGATGGCGCGCGCGCTGAAAACCGACGGCGAGTTTCGCTTCGTCAGCGACATCGCCGATTACTGCGCCTGGACGCTTTCGCATTTCATGCGCGCGTCCGACTTCGTCTGGACGGCGGAGCGCGTCTCCGACTGGCGCGAACCGTGGCGCGATTACACGATGACGCGATACGGCCGCAAAGCGATGCGCGAAGGCCGCACCGCCGCCTATCTGATTTTCAGAAAGACCGGATAG
- a CDS encoding helix-turn-helix domain-containing protein — MSTKAPNPVDKYVGSRVRMRRIMLGMSQEKLGEALGLTFQQVQKYEKGTNRVGASRIQQISEILQVPVSFLFEGGPTGTAKADGNSEATSPSYVSDFLATSEGLSLTRAFTRISDAKLRRSIVDLVEQIAAHENPDKR; from the coding sequence ATGTCGACCAAAGCGCCCAACCCTGTTGACAAATATGTCGGCAGCCGGGTGCGCATGCGCCGCATCATGCTCGGCATGAGCCAGGAAAAACTTGGCGAGGCGCTCGGATTGACGTTCCAGCAGGTGCAGAAATACGAGAAGGGCACCAATCGCGTCGGCGCGAGCCGCATACAGCAGATCTCCGAAATCCTTCAGGTGCCGGTATCGTTTCTGTTCGAGGGCGGACCGACCGGCACGGCGAAAGCCGACGGCAACTCCGAAGCCACCTCGCCTTCCTATGTTTCCGATTTCCTCGCCACCTCCGAGGGGCTGTCGCTGACCCGCGCCTTTACCCGCATCAGTGACGCCAAGCTCCGGCGCAGCATCGTCGATCTCGTCGAACAGATCGCCGCCCACGAAAATCCCGACAAGCGATAA
- the lnt gene encoding apolipoprotein N-acyltransferase has translation MTASSRLRSIGLAIILTWGWKRAGLALLAGALSSLAMAPFNAWPVLFLTLPVMVWQIDGAAAGRWRGVPAAALTGWCFGLGYFVPGLYWIGYAFLVDAPTFAWLMPFAILGLPAYLALFMALGFALARLFWTRDAARVIALAASLTMSEWLRGHALTGFPWNSLGYALSEPLALAQTASLIGLWGLTFLTVAIFASPAVLIDGTSRGRKPWVAPALALIVLLSMTVFGAIRLSRQPTLMLTNTRLRIMQPNLQQDARFNYGAKADVMKKYLTLSDRASGPQSTGVRDVNILIWPESAFPFFLTREADAMAQISDLLPKGTVLITGSVRAPDVPPGTRITRAYNSIYVIDHDSNVLSVYDKLHLVPFGEFLPFQDLMEKIGFEQLTRVQGGFIPGTRRRSMEVPNAPRMLPLICYEVVFPGHVVERGDRPGWIVNLTNDGWFGISSGPYQHLQQARMRAIEQGLPLVRAANTGISAVIDPVGRTVASLGLGLEGVLDSGLPAAIPPTAYARAGDIPIMIILAAAWLFVIRRRTAK, from the coding sequence GTGACGGCTTCCAGCAGACTTCGCTCGATCGGTCTTGCGATCATCCTGACCTGGGGCTGGAAGCGCGCCGGCCTTGCGCTGCTCGCCGGCGCGCTTTCCTCGCTCGCGATGGCGCCGTTCAACGCCTGGCCCGTGCTGTTTCTGACGCTTCCGGTCATGGTCTGGCAGATCGACGGCGCGGCCGCCGGGCGCTGGCGCGGCGTGCCGGCGGCCGCGCTGACCGGCTGGTGCTTCGGCCTCGGCTATTTCGTGCCGGGGCTCTACTGGATCGGCTACGCCTTCCTGGTCGACGCGCCGACCTTCGCATGGCTGATGCCGTTCGCGATTCTGGGACTGCCGGCCTATCTCGCGCTGTTCATGGCGTTGGGCTTCGCGCTCGCGCGGCTGTTCTGGACGCGGGATGCCGCACGCGTGATCGCACTGGCCGCGAGCCTGACCATGAGCGAATGGTTGCGCGGCCACGCGCTCACCGGCTTTCCGTGGAATTCGCTCGGCTATGCCTTGAGCGAACCGCTGGCGCTTGCACAGACCGCATCATTGATCGGGCTGTGGGGCCTGACCTTCCTGACGGTAGCGATCTTCGCAAGCCCGGCCGTGCTGATCGACGGCACGTCCCGCGGACGCAAGCCCTGGGTTGCACCTGCGCTGGCATTGATCGTCCTGCTTTCCATGACCGTCTTTGGCGCGATCCGCCTGAGCCGGCAGCCGACGCTCATGCTGACCAACACCAGGCTGCGGATCATGCAGCCCAACTTGCAGCAGGACGCCAGATTCAATTACGGCGCCAAAGCCGACGTCATGAAGAAATATCTCACGCTGTCCGATCGCGCGTCCGGACCGCAATCGACCGGCGTGCGCGACGTCAACATCCTGATCTGGCCGGAATCGGCGTTTCCGTTCTTCCTGACCCGCGAAGCCGACGCGATGGCGCAGATCTCCGATCTCCTGCCGAAGGGAACGGTGCTGATCACAGGTTCAGTGCGCGCCCCCGACGTGCCGCCCGGCACGCGGATCACACGCGCCTACAATTCGATCTACGTCATCGACCACGACAGCAACGTGCTGTCGGTCTACGACAAGCTGCACCTGGTGCCGTTCGGCGAATTCCTGCCGTTCCAGGACTTGATGGAAAAAATCGGTTTCGAACAACTGACGCGGGTTCAGGGCGGATTCATCCCCGGTACACGTCGTCGCAGCATGGAGGTGCCGAACGCGCCAAGAATGCTACCTCTGATATGCTACGAGGTTGTCTTTCCCGGTCATGTTGTCGAACGCGGCGACCGGCCGGGCTGGATAGTCAATCTCACCAATGACGGCTGGTTCGGAATTTCCAGCGGCCCCTATCAGCACCTTCAGCAGGCTCGCATGCGCGCGATCGAACAAGGACTGCCGCTCGTTCGCGCCGCAAATACGGGTATCTCGGCCGTGATCGACCCGGTGGGACGGACGGTGGCGAGCCTTGGGCTCGGGCTTGAGGGCGTACTGGATTCCGGCCTGCCGGCCGCGATCCCGCCGACGGCTTACGCGCGCGCCGGCGATATTCCGATCATGATCATCCTTGCAGCCGCATGGCTGTTCGTGATTCGGCGGCGCACCGCAAAATAG